In bacterium, the genomic stretch GAATTTAGTTTTCCTCTTCGAGAAGTAACTTCGATTAGGTGGGATGTTAATTCAATCCATAAATCTAACACCAGTGGTTGGGATTGGATGAATTATTATGAATGGGAAGTTTCTCTTGAGGTAAATTTAAGCATTGTGGAGCCAAATGCTAATATTTATTCTTCAAATCCTCAATTAGGAATTTCATGGAAGACGGACATACCTAATTTAATATTAGACGGGGCAAATTTATATTATAGTGCTGATAATGGGCAAAGTTGGACATCCCTTGCCTCTAATATTACTTCAACTAGTTATCTTTGGAATTTAAGTAGTATCTCAAAAGGTGATTATAGAATTAAGGCCGAAGGAAAATATAATAATGAGACCATTACGGCTATTTTTCCAAAAATAATTAGAAATAATTTTCCTGTTTCGTCTTTTAATTTGGCTGGATTTTCAGGGACATCTGGCACCGTTACCAATGGTGGCCAGAGAAAATATACTTTTTCTGAGGAATATCTTCTTAGAGAGATAGAAGTTTCTTGCTCTCGATATGTTTTATATCCTATCTCTACCGAAATTATTATCCAAAATTCTTCTAATGAGACTAAATTTAACCTTCCAGGAGATATATTTAAAATTAAAGCCTATGTTAATAATAGTAATTCACCAACTAACCATACTTATACATATACATTTAACCCCCCCATCTTAGCTAAATCCATTGAATATAAAACATTATCATATGATAATAGTATTTGTGCTTGGAGTGGACAGGCATTCTTTAATATTACTGATTTTAAGATAGAGGGTGAGGATAAAGTCGTTACTATTGTAGGAAATAATAATAACCAAATTCCTACTTTAAATTTTATTGGAAACAAAGAGATTGCAGAAGATTCATTTTTAACCTTCGATCTCTCTGCCTCTGATCCCGATGGTGGTTCTCTTACTTACAGTGCTTTTAATCTACCAACAGGCGCTGCCCTTACTGGTCAGACCTTTACTTGGACTCCTACTTTTGACCAAGCTCAAGATTACCAACTGACCTTTAAGGTTACTGACCTTGATCAAGCTTCCGCAGAAGAGACTGTCTTAATTAAAGTTACTAATACCAACCGCTCTCCTGTCTTAACTAAGATTGAGAGTAAAACAATTAAGGAGAACGCTCTCTTGACCTTTGATCTCTCCGCCTCTGATCTTGATGGTGGTTCTCTTACTTACAGTGCTTTTAATCTACCAACAGGCGCTGCCCTTACTGGTCAGACCTTTACCTGGACCCCTGCTTTTGACCAGGCTAAAGATTACTCACTGACCTTCAAGGTTACTGACCTTGATCAAGCTTCCTCGGAAGAGACTGTCTTAATTAAAGTTACTAATACCAACCGCTCTCCTGTCTTAACTAAGATAGAACCAAAAGAAGGAGAAATTTATAGTAAAGAAATAAATATTAAATACTACGCCTATGATCAAGACGATGATTCTTTATCTTTATCTATTTTTTATAGTGATGACTCAGGAAATAGTTGGAAGAAGGTAGCTAATTCTATAAAGATTAATTCTGGAGCTGGCGAATATCTTTGGAACTTAGAAAAGGGCAATATCAAGGATGGGCTAAACTATCGATTAAAGCTAACCGTAACAGATAGACCAGAACAAAGTTTTAATGGATTTTCCCAGACTGCATTATTGACCAAAGATTTTACTATTGGAAATGTTATTTCTACCCGAGAGAGATTAGAGATTAAGAAAGATTTTGTCCAAATCTCAATTAGTGAAGATACTTTTACTGAAAATACTGAAAAGGCAAAATTAATTGTTTCTTCTTATCAAGAATTAAATGAAGAAAAGAAAGAAAAGATTAATCAAGCTATTACCAATACAAAGAATTTAAACATTAGAGTAAATTCTACTTGCGAGTTTAATCTTTTTACCCAGACCAATAGTGAGTATCAAGGAAACTTTAGTAAACCGGTGGTGATAAAGATTCCTTATCCTGAAAATATTATCTTAGATGATGGAACCTTGTTAAAACCAGAAGCTTTTAAGATATATAGATTAGACCCTGATAAGCTTACTTGGAATTTAGTCCCATACCAGGCAAAGGACTTTTTGGACAAAGAAAATAAATTAATCAAGGCAAGCTTAAATCATTTTTCTATCTATGCTCTTGGCTATTCATCTCCCGAGATTAGCTTACTTTCTCCTACCAAAGATTCTCTTTCAGACCAAGTTTGGATTGGAAAAAGGACTATTAAATGGAGAGCTGATGACAAGGATTTAGATTCTCTTTGTATAAATGTAGAGATGAGTAATAATCAGGGAAAGTCTTGGCGTCGGATAAACGAAATAAAAGAAGAAGTCATCCATCAAGTTAGAGAAGAAGGAAGTAATGAAGGTGAGATCTCTATTGATACAAGAAATTACCTTGATGGCGGTTATCTTATTAAGCTGACTGTTAGTGATGGCTATCTAAAAAATTTCGTGGTTTCTTCACCGTTTATAATTGATAATTATGACCTTATTCCTGCTAATAAATGGGCGATGATCTCTATTCCTAGAAATACTCCTCCTGTGATAGTAGGCAGTGTTTTTAACCAGATAGATCCAAATAATATAAAGGTTTACCGTTGGCTGGAAAGCGAAGAAGAAGATGCCATTACTTTAAAATATCGTTCTGCTAAAGAATTTTATCCTGGAATAGGATATTGGATAAAGGTCTCTCAAGATACCCCTGAAATTAAGTGTCAAGTAGAAGGGAATTTCGTGGATCTTAACTTACCTTATGTAGTTTCTCTTATTTCTGGCTGGAATCAAATTGGCAATCCTTTCCCATATCCTGTAGATTGGAATAAGGTTCAAGTAGTTTACGAAGATAATAAATTAAGCCTTTCTCAAGCAGTTAAAAAGGGTTTATTAGCTTCTTTGCCTTGGGATAGCAAAGATAGTTTTAATCCCCAAGCGATCAGTGTTTTAAAACCTTGGCATGGTTGTTGGATAAAAGCTTTTTCTAATTGCCAAATTATCATCCCTAATTCTCCGGCTACAAATTTACCACCCTCTCCTATGTCTATTTCTTCTCTTCAAGGTAAAGATAATTGGCAAATTCAACTTATCGCTACCAGTAAAGAACATAAAGATAGCAACAATTATCTAGGTATAAACACTGCTTCTTGTAATGACTACGATCATCAGGATTTAAATGAACCTCCTCTGGTTTCACCTTACTTATCGCTTTATTTTCCTCACTATGAATGGAAGACCAATCCAGGAATTTACGCTTTTGATACAAGAGAGCCTTTTAAGAATTTTCAAAGTTGGAATTTTGTGGTCTCTACTGACATGCCCAACGAAGAGATTACTCTTTTTTGGGAAAATATAGATAGTGTTCCCACTAAATATAAGATTATTCTTCATGATGGAGAAAAAGAAATTGATCTGCGAACTAATAAGACTTTAGTTTTTAATTCTGGGAAATATGGCCTTAAGAAGTCTTTTACCATTTCTATTGCCACTAAGTGGTATTCAGAGACCCTTAAGATTAAAGATCTCTATAACTTCCCCAATCCTGTGACTGAGGGAGAAACAACCTTAGTGGCTGAAGTCTATAGACCAGAAGAAGGAGTTTCTGTAACTTATAAGATTTATAGCATTTCAGGAGAATTAATTACTCAAGGAATTCTTGAAAAAGGTAATCCCCAAAAAGGAAACTTTAATCTAAGTAAAGAAGGAACTTATTTTTCTACTTCTTGGAATTGTAGAAACTCTGCTCAAAAAAGAGTGGCTAGTGGAGTCTATATCTTAATAATTACTGCTCAATATCAAAATCAAAAAGTTTCTAAATCCGAGAAGATGGCTGTAGTCTTTTAAAATTAATCCTCTGATCTTCTTTAATCCTACGCTTTATTATAACCTTACTTTTATCTATTGGAGGTATTGCTTTGAAGAATGTTTTACTATTTACGGTGTTTACCTTTGTCTTTTTATTAAACTTCCAAACATACCTTCACGCTCAAGTTAAAAAAGCTAACGCTAAAGGGATAGCGATGGTAACGGTCACTTATATTCAAGGACAAGTAGAGGTAAAAAAGTCAAATGATAAAGAATGGACTTTAGCTAAACTTAATATGATTCTTCACCAAGAAGACAGACTTCGAACTAGACTACTCTCCAATACGGAGATTAAGTTTGAAGATGGAAGTATCGTTAAGGTTGGGGAAAATACAATGATAGACATAAAAGAATTAACTCTGGATAGAGAAACATTAGAGCAAGAATCTTCTATCAAGTTGTGGCTTGGAAAGATTAGAGCTCGGATCGAGAAACTTAGACAAAAGAATTCCCGATTTAATGTAATCACTCCTACCGCCATTGTAGGAGTTAGGGGAACAACTTTTATTGTTTGCGTAGAAGAAGATAAGACAACTAAGGCCTTGGTAGAAGTAGGTGAGATTTACTTTAGAGGAAGTAGTCAGTTACCGGAAGAGGAAGTTACCTTAAAAAGTAGTGAGTTTTCAATAAGTTCTACTGATGGAACTAAAGTTACTCCACCTCAAAAGATTTCCCCTGAAGAGATAGAAAAGATAAAAGAAGAGGTAAAAGAGATAAAAAGCCTTGAAATTATAGAAAATAAAGAGGAGCCAAAAGATAAGGATAAAGAAGTTTCTTCTCCTGCCAAAGATCCTGCCAAAGAAGAAACTTCTCCAGAAGTTATAGAAACTAAGAAAGAGGATCCAGAAGAAGACAAAGAAGAGTCAGAAGTGAAAATTACTCAATTGTCTATGGCTCCCATAGTCTCTGAGGTTAATCCTCCTAAGCTAGTTTTTCCTCAATCAGGAGCCTTGGTTTCTAAAAATTATCTTAATGTTAAAGGGATAAGCGATTCAAGAAATAAGATTACCTTCACGGTCATAAAAGGATCTATCTATAATACAAGTGCTGATCAAAATGGAAACTGGAATATTAACCAAGTTTATTTACCCGAAGGAGAATGCACGATTAATATGATGGCTACCAATCAAGATAATCTATCCAGCGAAGTGGTTTCTTTAAATCTTTTAGTCGATACTTACACTCTTAAGCCTAAGATCATCTTTCCTTCCCCTGGTAGTATTTTAAATTCAGTTATTACTGATATCTCAGGAAATGCTGAACCTAATAGTAGTATTGCTTTAAGTATTAATGAAAGCCAAAGCTTAAATACTGTTTCAGATGACTCAGGAAACTTTTCATTTCAAGGAGTTGCTCTTTGTAAGCCTACTCCGGTCAAGATTAACTACTACCTTTCTAATCAAGATAAGTTTGTCAACTATATTCCAAAGTTATTTTTAAACTTATCAGCAATTCCTCCTAATGGTGTTTATAATTTTAAGATTATCGCTACTGATAAAGTAAAAAATGTCAGTGAACCAACGATATCTAAAGTAGAAGTAGTTGTTCCTATGGCCTTATCTATTAACGATCGAGAGTTGCAATTATTTGGCCCTCTTTATAACTATACCTATGAAGCACCTCATTGGGAATTGGGATATAATAAAATAGAGATAACTGCTTCTTACCAAGAAGGCATAAAAAGATACGTTTCTGTTCCTACTCCATACTATGACTACCTTTCCCCAGTTATTCTTACCAAGAGGAAAGATTTAAGAAATGTAGCCGGAAAGAATTACTTGGTTTTAACTTTAAATGTATTTGATGAGGGCAGTGGGATTCGTAAGGTTATGGCTAATGACCTCTCTATGGTTAAAACAGAAGAAGGTATCTATGAATGGACTTGTCCTGGCCAAATATACCAAAAAGATATCTCCGCGAAAATAAAGATTGAAGATTTTGCAGGAAATATCACTACCGAAAATTTATTTTATTCTTGGATGCAAATAAAGAATGAGCTTAATATCGATATTCCTCCTCTTCCAGAAGAAAGATGATCATTCAAGATGTTTTTCATCTTTAACATCAGATGAGTAAATTTAACAAGTATAGCTTACCTATTGAAGACAAAACTCTTTATCTTTTTTTTATTATTAGGAATATTAAGAATAGAATCCTCCTCTGCTTTAGAGGCTTTTGCTTTTCCTCTTAATGGTAGTGCTACCTTATCCACAAAACAAATTAATATCAATAAATATAGTTCTCTTTATCAAGAAGGAAATACCTTTTCTTTAAAATCTATTCTTATGGGAAAAATGATCTCTAGTGATTTTACGGGGTTAATAAATATCAATAAAGATAAAGATAGTCTTAATGTTGAAAATCTCTTCCTGGAGATGCCTTATCAAGATACTAAGATGGAAATTGGTGATTTTTATTTAAGATATACTTCATTTGGTCTTGATAATCTAAAAATTAGAGGAATAAACCTCGAGCACAGCTTGATAAAAGATAAAGCTTCTCTTTTTTCTTCTTACGGTCTTTCCCAAGAAAAAAGAGAAGCTTTAAGTGAGGATGTCAACCAAAATAACTTAATTGATTATGGAGAAGATAAGAATCAAAATGGTCAATTAGATAGCTATGATGGTATCTTTGCTCAATTTATAACCGCCACCAGAATTAATCTTAAGATGTTTAAAAATACTAACTTAAATTTAAACTACTTTAAGATTCAAGATAAGGCTTCTTCTATTGCTAATCCCAAGGAAGTATACCCTTACAGTATTGTTACTC encodes the following:
- a CDS encoding FecR family protein; translation: MKNVLLFTVFTFVFLLNFQTYLHAQVKKANAKGIAMVTVTYIQGQVEVKKSNDKEWTLAKLNMILHQEDRLRTRLLSNTEIKFEDGSIVKVGENTMIDIKELTLDRETLEQESSIKLWLGKIRARIEKLRQKNSRFNVITPTAIVGVRGTTFIVCVEEDKTTKALVEVGEIYFRGSSQLPEEEVTLKSSEFSISSTDGTKVTPPQKISPEEIEKIKEEVKEIKSLEIIENKEEPKDKDKEVSSPAKDPAKEETSPEVIETKKEDPEEDKEESEVKITQLSMAPIVSEVNPPKLVFPQSGALVSKNYLNVKGISDSRNKITFTVIKGSIYNTSADQNGNWNINQVYLPEGECTINMMATNQDNLSSEVVSLNLLVDTYTLKPKIIFPSPGSILNSVITDISGNAEPNSSIALSINESQSLNTVSDDSGNFSFQGVALCKPTPVKINYYLSNQDKFVNYIPKLFLNLSAIPPNGVYNFKIIATDKVKNVSEPTISKVEVVVPMALSINDRELQLFGPLYNYTYEAPHWELGYNKIEITASYQEGIKRYVSVPTPYYDYLSPVILTKRKDLRNVAGKNYLVLTLNVFDEGSGIRKVMANDLSMVKTEEGIYEWTCPGQIYQKDISAKIKIEDFAGNITTENLFYSWMQIKNELNIDIPPLPEER